The genomic stretch ATATCTCCTGTACTCTCCTAACATGGTTTTCTAATATTACAAATCGTTATTCATACAATATGCAATTTCTGAGTCCTCCaaagtaaattatatatacagatatatatccATAAATCCACACTCTACCCCATTCCTCCTTTTGCCATCCCCCATCACCAAATACTTGAGGACTACAATATGCCGGTAACTCAAGTCTCAAGATTTTAAATGGCTATTTCCCTGATGAGGTTAGATTCCCTTAAAAAAGTGAAGTACCTACAATGCACCAGGTATTGTTCTAAGTgccagaaaaaagaaagctaagaCTCAAACCTTACATTGGAGAACAGCTGGGAAAAGCAAGTCAACAGTTTCAGATAGTAATTAATGCTATGAAAAAAGGTGATATAGGAAGACGTGTCAGAAAAGACCTTTTTCCAGAATGAGAAAGCCAAGTACCCAGACCTGGAGGCTGAAGTCACTCTTGAACATAGAATATAACTGGGGAGccagaaataaaatatcaaatgggCCTCCCCGTTTCCATGCCCTAATTACAGGGACCTGTAAATATGTTACCTTATGTAGCAACAAAAGGGACTTTGTAGATGTGCTTAAGTATTTTGAGAAGGGGAGATTATCCTCAATTATTCAAGtagcccaatgtaatcacaacaGTTTTTATCTTGAGGGACCCAGGAGGAAGATCAGACGATGTAAGCAGAGATGCCACGAGCCAAGAAATGCAAGGGGCTCCTAgaactggaaaaggcaaagaaaagttTCTCTAGCCTTCAGAAGGAACACAGGCCTGCCGACCCCTTGATTTGGCTGTGAAACCTGTTTtagatttctgacctccagaaaagttaaaacaaattaaGTCATTTAAGTTtatggtgatttgttacagcagcaaaagaaaactaatacattcATTTAACAGTGAGTGCCTACTACATGTCAGCAAATGGGCAATTAAAAGGCCTGGCCTTAAAGTTTACTACCTAACAGAAGGGAGGCACACGTATGAGAGGAATGTGTTAGCTCGTTGACACCAAATCTGTAAGGAAAAACAGTGGGGGCGGAAAGCTGTCATCTTCCCATGGAGGTGGGCCCAAAGACACCAGACACCCGCAAGAGGCTCTATCACATCCTATACATCCCCAAGGCATTCATTTCACTGTATCTGTTGCCTGTCTTCCCACTAGACCCACACCTGAAAGCAGAGGCTATTTTCCATAATTCACTGTTGTATGCCCACATTAAGTGCTGAAGCTATACTGCACAGCAGCATTGAGCACTTTCGAGCTAGGGACTgctctaagcattttacatgacCTGTAACATTTAATCTTCATTAAAATCCTATGAAATTAGGcacaattatctccattttgctgATATGGAAACCGAGACAGAGATAATTTATTGGCCCAAGCTAACAAATATGTGGAGACCGAATATGAACCCAagcagtctggctccaaagccaACACTCCTAATCCAGCCAACCACAAATGAACCTTCAAAGAAGTTACTAGGTTAACACTGGTTAAAGGCCACTGAGTCCAAGAAAACTTTACAAAAAATGAGATAGCTAGGGGACGATCCACTAGAGAAAGCCAGACCTTAGAAGGATAAACAACAAACATATATGAGGTGAAATCTTGTAGAACCTACTGGGTGCCCAAACCCCTAAGGTTGGTTAGGCCTTCCAGAGGATCCCTTCAAAGCAATGACATTTATAAGAGGTGAGTTTCCCAATCAGGTGAATCTGCTTTTGAACAGGTTCCACCAGCTCATGAACATTTTCATACCTATTACTGTTCCTCACAATCCTCTTATAAAAGCAGATTGGTTATCCCACTTTACTCTCAAGAGTTCTGCGTGGGAATCCCGGTTCTCTGCAACCCCTCCCACATTTCCCATCCTCTCTGGCCCCAGGCCACACAGGTTATACAGTCAATACTTTGCCCACTTCATTTTAGGTATTCCTACACAATCTTAGCCCTCCCTGACCAGCTGAAACAGTTTTACTACTTTGGGTGATAATGTATCAACGGAGGTTAATtgactgtaacaaatgtaccactgtggTGGTGAGGAGTCAACAGGGGGAGGTTGGGCACACGACAACTGGACATGCGGGTTGGGCGACACTGGGCATATGGGAACCTTCTCTACTTTCCAGTTTTACTGTGAAAtgaaaactgcttttaaaagtaaagaccattaatttaaaataaaataaaaaaagctttgCTAAGTATCACTCTGTACATGAAGTGCTTATTCCTATTCCAATGAAAACTTGCCACATTTCATGCACCCACCCATCTGCACCTAGATTAAGTAAGCAATATGCCATCTGTACAACTTCATCCCATCATTAGTCTTAATTCTGACCCTGCAGAGGCCACTGATGAAGAACTCAAAGAAACTCTATTTGTCTAGCAACttttgaatattaaaaagcaataaataactgTGGTGCAGTAGTACCAAAATAATTACTAAGGGAGTTGTTTCACAGTGCATCAGACCTTTGACACAACTAAACGAGGACCACaaaaatttttactttcattCTATATACTTCATGTTACACTCTACATTGTTCACTAATCTAGATGAGACAATACATGAAATATAAAGGAGTTATTTATAAAATACCAAAACCTTTCAAGTTTTTGACCATTAATTTCACCAGATGCTTTGAAACAATCTGTATCCCTGGgcacaaatttcattttttccttcataataGCCACAGTGTGTAACAACTATTAGTAATTCACATAAGTATGGCAAAAGATGCAAAACATGAACACAAAAAtggaaggcaaaagaaaaacacatttatatgGTAGTTTATAAACAAGCAAAGGcccaagaaataaattttagaaactgAATTCAATTTTTTCCATAAACCAAAGTTGGATTACCGTACCTACAAATGATGTGCAAATGCTTGTGAAACAGGCTTAGAATAAACCCATTTTGAATCACTCAgcacagttaaaaacaaaatcttttgtagagaaaagccttttaaaaacctAAGAGAGATGTTTTTCACAGACTCGACCCTGATTTTGCACAAAACAGGCAGTTGATTTGGCTTAATTTTATCACACACCAGACTTACCACAATAGTTatgggaagacagaggcagactaacaacaaaaaaaaatcacaaatacaaCAACGTATTTCATTTTGAGAGCAGGTACTGTTTATTAAGCTGAGGAGACTCGAAAAATAATCATGGTAGACAcctgaaaggaaaaaagtaaaaccattAGAAAACACTTTAGCCGGCTAACAATTAACATAGACAGTTAAAAAGTTAACTATtgagtttacatttttaagatcACCCaatttccatctttaaaaactcCCCCAAACAGGCTTTTCCTTTCCTCCAGAAAGGTCCTCAAAAGCTAACCAACTGTAATCATTAAGTAACAAACCAAATGTAATCGTTAAGATAGTTGATCCCGCTCCCCACAAAAGCACTGATTAAAATTCAGACCTCCCTCAATATTTAATGGGAAAAGTATTCAAGATTACCAGTACTTGCACTCTAGCGTTAACTCGACATTTCTCAGGATGAGGTCTCTCACCTTAGTTCATTCTTCTAATAAGCCTGTTGATCTGGTCCTCCCTGTTGCCAGCATCTCCACCTTCTACAAAATGGgtggtctttttcttcattccaccTCGTGGAGAAGATAATTTGAAGGGCCACAGGAAGTTATTTGCCTCTTTGAAACGTTTTCCAACAGTATAGATCTCATGAATCAGATCCTCCATGCAGATGATGCCATATTTACCTAAATATTTTAAggttaaaattattaaagttgCAAAAAGTTTTGAATTAATTGTTAGACTTTAGGACACCCAACAAGAGCAACTGTAGGCTGTGAAATAAAAACACACCAGGAATAAACAAGGTAAATGCATGGCTTTACGAAGATAAGGTTCAAGCCAATGAAACCATGCCTTACATTTTCTTTAAGCTTAATCAAGAATCACAGGGAATATATGAAAATGTACAATAGTGAGAAATGTACAGCCACAAGAGGATAGGAAGTTATAGCATGGTCAAACTTTCCCCCAAACAGAACCTACCAAGAGATCGCGCAATCAAAGCGTTATCTGTCAAAGCAATTCGCTTCTTATTGATTTTGCCATAACCACGCTTGTAGATTAGCTCATTTACTGACTTCAGATTGGGGTACCTGAAgtgaaaaagcaaacataaataaGGTGACCActgttaaaacatttaaaattcatgttgacACATAGCCAATTTACCAAACAGAaatcaaaggagaaaagagaCTTACCCCCATGCAATATATGGTTCTACAATCCTCAGCATGTTAATCGAAGCCTTGTTGAGCTTCACAAAGGTTCCATTGAAGATTTGACGAAGGCGAAGAAGCTGCAATACCTTTCGGACCTTTGGGCTCACACCATTGatactatggtgaaaagggaCCAGAAATGCATTTGCCTTTCATCgaaatttttattaatactaaCCATTATAGTTTGGAATATCAAGTCCTACCTAAACAGATAGGAATCCTCTCACGTTACACACTGAACTTCTGTATTCGATTAAGAGAAGGGATAGGAGCTTGGGGAACATGGCTTGCAACTAAACCATGAGTGATCACCACCCTCCTTGTTTTAGCTTCCCCTAAAATATTGTTACTCCAGTGTTTCAGAATCAGGGCTCCCAGAATTAAtgagtagtgttttttttttttttttttttaaccagtgcTAACTCTCCCTTTGAAACCTGAATGCAGTAAGACTGAATTTACCCTCTGATCCTGATGACAAACGCCAATTTGGGTTCAGCAGGTACATAGAAGTTGCCAGCTTTTCTTGCCATCCTCGCCATTCGAATTTCAGTTCTGTACATCTGCCTATACTCCTTGTGATAGTGCTTCGCTTTTTCATAGATAagcttcctccttgcctttcgAAGCTGAAAACCAATCATCAGTTATTCATGATTTTTAGCTCTGAATTACAATTAGCGATGCTAGTTACtaaaaagaaaacgaaaacaCGTTTCCTTTAAATCTTTTCTTGCCACAGTATGCAATTACATCCCCCACCACCTTCAGATTGTAACATTAGGAAGCTAAGCGATTACTCGGCAGTTAGGAAGTAAATCTTGCCAAGAACATTCACCTCATTCTCAATCCCAACAAGGCATCTCCTTATGTGCTAGTGCCTCAAAAAGTTTACTTACCATCTTTTGGGCAAACTTCTTTCTCAGGCGCTTGACCTTCAGCTCTGCGAAATTCCTTCGCTTTTTCTTAAGGGTTTCTGGCACAGCAGgaaccttcttcttcttctctctaaCGTTAACAAACAAAAACGTTATCAACAGCTCAAAAGGCTCACAGTGCTGTATTACTCCCGTACTGAACAATGTTGTTTAACAGAAATGCTGTCACTGACTTTAGTCACTCGTAGAACTTTACTTGCTCCGGCATGCTACAGTGTAGGATGCACATTTTAGCTCCATGTCAATAACCTTTAACACCAACCACGTTGCCTAAAACCCAATCACAAATATGACACAATAGCAATACGCTTTTACCTATTCAACCAAGAGGCCCGGCCTCCGACgaccaattaaaacaaaaaacacacgaACAGCCGAATAACAAAATGTACTAGCTTAAAGACTGCTGCAAGGCACTGATCCCCGGACTTCAAacgcaaaaataaaaataaacataaaaggcaAGCCGCCACCACCCTGGTTCAATCAAGATCCACATGTTGAAAGCAAAGGCCTGGCGGCAGGGAGGCCTGAGCCAAGCACCAGCTGATTCAGAACCCAATTCAGAGGTTCTGCGCCTACCCCGAAAGACCCTCTACCGAGGACTGGGCCGTCAGCCAACAAACGGGTTCCACACACATTCCAACTCGACATCTCGTTCCCGGGATCTCCAAAACCTCTGTCCTAAAGCCGCCTGCATCCCCATCCTAGCCTCGGGTCCCCACTGGTGTCACAAAGCGTCACAAACAAGCAGGAAGGTGGGCAAAGGTGCAAGCTAcggccagagagagaaaaagtgacTCAAAAAGTATCTGGCTCTGGAGATGGAAAAGGATTCTCGAGAGGACGTGAAACTTACTCTGCACCCTCCATGGTTCCAACCGGAAAAAAGAGGAAGTTGGCTCATGCGCACTGTCCACTTAAAGACTTCGAAAGAGAAGCCCCACGACTCATAGGTGTCTTAGAATAAGCCGGAAAAGAATCCAGAACTAAAAAGCCGCCTTGCAGACGCAAAATTAAGAACTCCCTGATTTAGCCTCTTTCAACCAACTTTCGGGTAAAACTTGtttgaagaaaatatatgcatttgATTACACTTTTTAATCAATTCAAGAGCAAAGGATGCTGACACCTCGGCAACTCCGGGTCCTAATCTCCAGGCTGCGCTGACAAGATTAGGCTCGGGTTCCTCCCCTTAATGTTCCCAGGACGAGCCTCATGGGGACGAACTACAAATCCCAGCATGCACCGCTCCTCGCCCGCCCGGCGGGAGGGCAACGCCTGACCCGGACCGCAGGCAAGCACCGCGGCGGCAGTTCCAGCCACGAAAATGAGAGCCTTTTGGGCCACGTTCCAAACGGCTAGCTGCAATTCGAAGTCAGTTTTGGCCGCCCTCCCAACTCCCTGCCGCGGTAGTAGCAGACTACACCCCTTTCGCCGCGCCGCGAGGTCCTTGTCGTCTCTCCAGCCCACAGGGCTGTCTTCCGCAGCGCCTGATCGCAGGCGGGGCGGTCCGGAGTGCCCTGGTTAACGAAAAGTGGCGAGCCAGGGAGCAGCGGGGACTGGACGGCCGGAGGAAGATGGCCGGGGCTCTGCTGACTGCCGACATCGGCAGGCGGAGGCCGGGACACCCCACGGGAGGAGACGTGAGCTGCGAAGGGAGGTGCGAGGATAGCTGAGGTTGTGGCCACGGCCGTGTGAGAGGGGATACCCCGCTCGGCTCTGCGGACGGCTGGCGGGCGGGGGGCTGGGCCGGGGGCGGGGTGCGCCCGGGGGCGGGGAGGCCGGGCGGAGGGAGGGCCGATGCCGAGGCTGGCGCGGGCTCTTCCCGGTCGCGGGGTTATATAGCGCGGAGCGTGGAGCCCGCTCAGAGCCGGCCCGGAGCGCTCCGACTTGCAAGCGGGCTGCGCTGCGGAGCCCGGTGCCCGAGTGACAGCCGTGGGGAGTGCAGGGCCGGAGGACGCGAGCCCTCAGGGGCAGCTGCAAGGCGTTGGGCAGCGCTCGCCTGCGCCGAGCGAGTCTCCTCTTTCTGGTGCTCCGCCGCCCCGCACCCCACTCTCCCACCCTCTCGCAACTTGGGTCGAGTTGACAACTCCCGCGGCGACCCGCTGGCCCGTGCCGCCTCCGCTGCGCACCCCTCTCCCGGGGTGAGAGAGAGCAGGCTCGCCGGCTCCGAGGACGCTCGGGCGGCAGCGGCTTGGCCATGAGGGCAGTGCGAGTCGTCTAACTCGCGGCTGTCACCGCCACTGCAGCGGAGCCGGCCGGACGGGCGCTGCGGGACGGGCGGGCGGCTGCCGGCAGGAGGCGCCGAGCCGGGTGACTGCCGCGGCGGGCACAGTCCGGGGCCACAGCGCCGAACCCGGGCGGGAGTGGCCCCGCGCAGGCAGGGAGCGGCGCCGCGCACTCCAACCCGGCGGGCACCTCGGGGGCGGGCGTGGGGCGCAGCCTTCTCGTCCCGGCCTCTGTGACAAGTGCGCCGGGGCCGGGAGCCCGACTGCCGGGCTCCGGGTGGGCGCGGACGCAGGCACTGGGCTCCCGCGGGGCCCCGGGCGTCGCGATGAACATCGTGGTGGAGTTCTTCGTGGTCACTTTCAAAGTGCTCTGGGCGTTCGTGCTGGCTGCGGCGCGCTGGCTGGTGCGGCCCAAGGAGAAGAGCGTGGCGGGCCAGGTGTGCCTGATCACCGGCGCCGGCAGCGGCCTGGGCCGCCTCTTCGCGCTGGAGTTCGCTCGGCGCCGGGCGCTGCTGGTGCTGTGGGACATCAACACGCAGAGCAACGAGGAGACGGCTGGCATGGTGCGCCACATCTACCGCGACCTGGAGGCGGCCGACGCCGCCGCGCTGCAAGGTAACCCGGACCCGCGCGGGAGCATTGTTGGGTCAAGCCTCTTTCCACCCCGCGCCCTACCACGGCAGGCCCCAAAACCCCGCTGTCGGGTCAGCCCCGCTGCGGAGGAAAGGAGCACCCCACCGGTCTTTTGGGAGACGAGTGGAATTTGCTCCCTGATACAGGAACGCGATCACCTCTGTATTACCAGGGAGAAGGTGCCGAGTCCTCGCGGAGGTTCGGTCTCTTTGGGGACCACGGAGGCAGGGGCGGGTTCCTAAGCCCTTTGGGGTAGGGAAGGCGGAGGGAACTTGTTACCACAGGTTTGGATCCCAAAGAAATGTCTCGCTCCGACTTAGAAGCGGCGCGATGGGAAACTGAAGCGTCTTTGGGAAGTTCTGACAAGACCGAAGAAGTGTCTGTGTTACTGTGGTCTGAACCCCTTAAACGAGGGCAGTATTGACGATTTCACTATAAGTTTAGCCTGAGGAACATAATTACATTGTTTCGCCAGCGATAAGTGCTTTAGTTACATTCCCTGAGCGTGACTGAAAGACGCCTTGCTTCCTAAGAGAAAGCTCTTGGAGAATTTAGGCTTCGTTGTAAATTTCTTGCATGTTTTTGGTCACCCCAGGAAATCTGCATTTCTGAATACTTATTAACTAACCTgaatctgagtttttttttttttttaagccaaagcAAAGTCCATAACCAACCGTAAATATTGGTCCAGGAAATTTGATAATGGCTCTtgctttttaacaaaatttttcatttttagggaAAACATTTACCTGTACGGAGAAAATTGACTTGGGCACTTCTCTCTGTATTGATAATTTATCACCAAACTTATTGATACCTGCGTTTTTAATTTAAGGGTGAAAAGGTACCATTTTCATTGGTGGTATGGAGGGTAGCAAATACAGATTTTTGTGCTCCCTGCCAAAACCTAAAAGATAAGGGTATTCATTTTCCAGGATACcgattttggtttttaaattgtcAAGTTCTTATGTGGTACAATTGCATATTTACCTGTAACTTGATTTGTGAGAGTACTTCTTAGAGGAGTCAGCTAGCCCAGTTAGAACAAGTCAGTGACCCCTACTTCTTCATTAAAAATTGTGGATTCATTTCTTGGCTTTGGATGAATTTAGATTATTAATTGCAGTTTTGGTTTGTGAGTCTTGAAGTGAGTTTCCATTTTGAGGGTTCTCATACTAAGACTAAGAGCTGTTTCTCCTGGGCCACTGTTTCCCCAAAAAAGAGgagtgtgtagtgtgtgtgtgttgttctctGAGCTCTGGGCTGAGATCAGTTCTTTGCAGGTGTCTTTAGCTCCAGCAAGCTGATCCCATGTGGTCTACTTGTATTGGGCTTGTCACAATTACATGACTTTCCCCTAAGCAAAGTTATCCAGTAAATTGCTGTAATTCCCAAAGACTTCATGGGAGGAAGGCAGCTGTAAAGCTCAGTCGTTGGCAAGCCTTGCAGCGTTAGAAATTTGAAGCTCActgtagtatttttgttttgtgtgatcTTTGTCCTACTGATCGCCATGTGACTCACTTTCTGCACTCCCTTCTCTTTTGCATGTTTTCTCCTCATCTGGACTTCTGAGGACAGCTGGGAATGGTGAGGAAGAAATTCTGCCCCACTGTAACTTGCAGGTTTTTACCTACACCTGTGATGTGGGGAAGAGGGAGAATGTCTACCTGACGGCTGAAAGAGTCCGCAAGGAGGTTGGCGAAGTCTCAGTCCTGGTCAATAATGCTGGTGTGGTCTCTGGGCATCACCTTCTGGAATGTCCTGATGAGCTCATTGAGAGAACCATGATGGTCAATTGCCATGCACACTTCTGGGTAAATATAAACATCCTTGTTTTCTTTGCTGGGCCCTCCTCAATGAGAAGGTTGGGAAGGAGAAAGACTTCAGTGCCAGCCTGAAAGCAACCTGTACTCTTTCACCACGAGATCTCCTTAGCTCTTACCTATGGTAAACTGCAGTGTATGCTGGTTACTATTAGTCATTTTGTCTCCCCCCCCACCGCCACCCCCCAACTCAGTGTTTTTGAGAGGGCAGAGGATTGAACATTTTGAACTAGTTTGAAAGATTGCCATAAAAATAACAAGAGGGAGTGTAAAACCCTgggtttgttt from Rhinopithecus roxellana isolate Shanxi Qingling chromosome 9, ASM756505v1, whole genome shotgun sequence encodes the following:
- the RPL7 gene encoding 60S ribosomal protein L7 → MEGAEEKKKKVPAVPETLKKKRRNFAELKVKRLRKKFAQKMLRKARRKLIYEKAKHYHKEYRQMYRTEIRMARMARKAGNFYVPAEPKLAFVIRIRGINGVSPKVRKVLQLLRLRQIFNGTFVKLNKASINMLRIVEPYIAWGYPNLKSVNELIYKRGYGKINKKRIALTDNALIARSLGKYGIICMEDLIHEIYTVGKRFKEANNFLWPFKLSSPRGGMKKKTTHFVEGGDAGNREDQINRLIRRMN
- the RDH10 gene encoding retinol dehydrogenase 10, producing MNIVVEFFVVTFKVLWAFVLAAARWLVRPKEKSVAGQVCLITGAGSGLGRLFALEFARRRALLVLWDINTQSNEETAGMVRHIYRDLEAADAAALQAGNGEEEILPHCNLQVFTYTCDVGKRENVYLTAERVRKEVGEVSVLVNNAGVVSGHHLLECPDELIERTMMVNCHAHFWTTKAFLPTMLEINHGHIVTVASSLGLFSTAGVEDYCASKFGVVGFHESLSHELKAAEKDGIKTTLVCPYLVDTGMFRGCRIRKEIEPFLPPLKPDYCVKQAMKAILTDQPMICTPRLMYIVTFMKSILPFEAVVCMYRFLGADKCMYPFIAQRKQATNNNEAKNGI